TGGCACCCGGCGAATCCGCAACGTCCGGTTCACTCTCAAGCAGCTCCAAATACCGCTTAAAACCGGCGATTCCCTTCGGATACATCTCAATCACCGCATTGATCTGTTTAATCGGACCAAGGAACACGTTGGACAGCATGACAAAAGCGATAAATTCCCCGTTGGTCATCCGCCCTTCGATTACGAACCAAGTACCGCACACCAAAACGAACAGGGAGATGAATTTCATCAGGATAAAGCTGATCGAAGAGTTCCAAGCCATGATGCGGTAAGCAACCAGCTTCGTTAAGCGGAAGCGGTTGTTGTTCTCCGCGAAACGAGCCATTTCATGCTCCTCATTCGAGAAGGCTTGTACCACTCGGATACCGCTGACGTTGTTCTCCACCCGTGCGTTGTAATCGGCAATATCGGAGAACATGCGCTTGAACGCAGCCGACATTTTCCCGCTGAAATACAGCGATAGATAGACCATCAATGGAACAATCACAAACGTCATCACCGCGAGCTCCCAGTTAAGTCCGAGCATGATGCCCAAAGCTCCGGCAAGCGTCATGACGGCGATGAACAGATCTTCCGGACCGTGGTGGGCAATTTCTCCGATATCCATCAAATCGTTTGTCATCCGCGAGACTAGATGTCCCGTCTTGTTGTTGTCAAAAAAACGGAAGGATTGCTTCTGAACCCGATCAAACAGTTTTTTGCGCATATCCGTCTCAATGTTGATGCCGAGTTTATGCCCCCAATAGGTGACGACGTAATGCAAGAAGGAACTGACAACATAAATGCCGAGTAGACCCAGACAAGCGTATAAGATCCACTTCCAGTTGCCGCTTGGCAGCAAGTCGTCAATCACGCGGTTGACGGCAACCGGGAATATCAATTCAAGTAAAGCCGCAAAGATAGCGCAGCAAAAATCCAGGATAAACAGCCCTTTATAAGGCTTGTAATAGGAAAAAAATCGACGCAGCATAAGGACCTCCTTAATCCGATATTCCGCTATTGAAATGAGCAAGTCCTTTCTTTTTAACAATTGCCCCATTTAGATCCGTGACGAACTAATCCTTTTATGCCCTCGATCTGGATAACAGGTACAGGAAATAAGGAGCACCGATCACCGCAACCACGATCCCCGTCGGAATCTCAGATGGTTGGATGATCCAACGTCCAAGGGTATCGGCTGTGATAACCAGCAGTGCACCAACCAGTGCCGTTACCGGCAGCAGCAGCTGATGCTTCGCACCGACCAAGCGTCTGGACAGGTGGGGTGCGATAAGTCCGACAAATCCAATTCCGCCGCTTACCGCAACGCACGAGGCTGCCAAGCCAACCGCCGCTGCCAACAGCTTCAGCTGCTCCCTCGTGACAGAAGCACCGAGTCCGGTCGCCATCGGTTCTCCAAGATTGAGAACGTTCATCACCTGCGCTTTATACATGACGAAGGGCAGAAGCACAAGGATCCATGGGAGCAATGCCAATACATACTTCCAACTCGAACCCCAAATGCTGCCCGCCAGCCAAGTGGCAACAAACTGATATTTTTCAGGACTCAAGCGCAGCGTTAGCACAATCATTGCCGCACTGATGCCAGCCGCAACGGCAATCCCTGTTAAGAGCAGCCCCGTCGGCTTAAAGCCCTGATTCTTCTTATAGGCCAGCACGCATATTAATGCAGCGGTTAAACTTGCCCCAATCAATGCAAGCACCGGCAATAGATAGACAGGAGCCGCCGTCGTACTTGGAAAAAATGAAATGAACAGCATCACCATCAACCCTGCACCTGCATTAATCCCCAAGATACCCGGATCCGCCAGCTCATTACGGGATATTCCCTGCATCACACATCCCGATATCGCTAAGCCTGCCCCAATCAGCAGCGAGATGACGATACGCGGCAAGCGGAATTCGAACAGCACCAGCTCCTGCTTATCCGTCCCGCCGCCAAACAGTGTTTTTATGACCTCAAGCGGCGACAAACGAATGACCCCCGTGTTCATACTGATTAGGAATATTAGAACGATCAGGGCAGCCAGCACAGACAGGGTGAAAATTTTGCGCTTCTTGTCTTTTCGCCCATGCATGGTATTCGTGATGGTCTCCATTACAGCTCCCTCCTTTCTTTGCGTGCCAAGTAGAGGAAGAAGGGCACCCCGATCAGTGCGATGATCGCGCCCACCGGTGTCTCGTAAGGAGGGTTCACCATTCTTGCTGCTAAGTCGGCAATGACGACCAGCAAGCTCCCAAGAACGGCCGAGCAAGGAATGATGAGGCGGTAATCCACACCAACCAGCTTGCGGGTGACGTGCGGAATCATGAGACCGACAAAGCCTACCGCACCGACAACCGAGACGGCAGCCCCTGCCAGCACCAGCACGATCACCGTTCCGGCCAGCTTGACGAGACCCGTTCGCTGCCCGAGCCCGCGGGCGATCTCATCGCCGAGGCTGAGCATGGTAATAGAGCGTGACAATGCAATAGCTCCCAATATAGCAGCGACGATCCACGGCAGCATAATCTTCAGGTGGACCCACTTAATCCCCGCGGTTCCGCCGGCATACCAGAACGCCATGTCCTGTCCGACCTGAAAATACAATGCAATCCCTTCGCTAAGCGCACTTAACAAAGCACTAAGGGCAGCACCCGCAAGAACGAGACGTACCGGCGTTAGGCCTCCTTTTGCCATGGAACTGACCCCATACACGAGAACCGCTCCTAATCCTGCTCCAAGGAATGAGAACAGAATCAGGTACATATAAGGCAGCCCCGGAAAAAAGGAAAAACAGAGGGCAATGGCAAAACCCGCTCCCGCATTTAATCCGAGCAAACCGGAATCAGCGAGCGGATTGCGGGTCATCCCCTGCATGATCGCGCCGGATACGGCAAAGCAGGCGCCCACCATCGCCCCGCCGAGGACTCTCGGCAAGCGCAGTTCCTGTATGATCTGATGCTCCGTCACGTCGGGATTAAAGAAGAACACCGCTTCCCAAACATTTCGCAGATCAATATCGGCCGCTCCGAGCGATATCGATAAAGCTATGCCAAGCACCAGCGCTGCAACGCCGCCCGTAAGAATCAGGGTCGCAGCCCATGGTCGCCCCTTGAGTGTAACGTGGATCTTGGAATTTGTAAGACTTGGATTGGACGTGTTTGCTGACATCATTTTCCCCTCAATACTATGATATTGATTCTCATTATCAACTGTAACTATAAAATACAGGTCTTTCCTGCGTCCATGGACATCTTGAATTTCTCACCTGAAAAAAGTCCATGCCCAAGTCAAGCGTTTTTTTTTCCAAATATAAGCGATACTGCTTTGGGCTTAACTAAATGCCCCGCTCCTAATGGATTGTGCCATTGACACGGAAACCTCTATTCCATTACAATAAATGCTAATTGAATGAGGCGATGGAGTTCGCCATAACCGCTTCGATAGCTAATGACTCCTACCAGAGGTCGCTTTCCTGGTAGGAGTCTGTTTGTGTATTGAAGGGTTAGCGGCGAATATATAGAAACGGGTGAAATTGCATGATTAAAAAATGGTTTAACGCTGCCGAAAAATGGCCATACGCCTTGTTGTCCGGTTACTTCATCAAATGGATCGTTCTGGGAAGTTTTGTAGGATTGATGACGGGCAGCGCCTCCGCCTTCTTTCTTTACAGTCTGGACTATGTAACCTCCCTTCGCATGGAGAATCCTTGGCTGCTGTTCTTCCTTCCCTTGGGAGGGGCCGGGGTCAGCTTCCTATATTACAAGTTTGGCAAGAGCAGCACCAAAGGGAATAATCT
This Paenibacillus sp. JZ16 DNA region includes the following protein-coding sequences:
- a CDS encoding ABC transporter ATP-binding protein — its product is MLRRFFSYYKPYKGLFILDFCCAIFAALLELIFPVAVNRVIDDLLPSGNWKWILYACLGLLGIYVVSSFLHYVVTYWGHKLGINIETDMRKKLFDRVQKQSFRFFDNNKTGHLVSRMTNDLMDIGEIAHHGPEDLFIAVMTLAGALGIMLGLNWELAVMTFVIVPLMVYLSLYFSGKMSAAFKRMFSDIADYNARVENNVSGIRVVQAFSNEEHEMARFAENNNRFRLTKLVAYRIMAWNSSISFILMKFISLFVLVCGTWFVIEGRMTNGEFIAFVMLSNVFLGPIKQINAVIEMYPKGIAGFKRYLELLESEPDVADSPGAKPVNHLRGDIAFHGISFGYENKDQVLQDVDLSIRAGETVALVGPSGAGKTTLCSLLPRFYDTAAGRITIDGIDIRDMTLQSLRSHIGIVQQDVFLFDGSIRENIAYGRLDAADSDIMKAVSRAQLEDLVASLPDGLDTLIGERGVKLSGGQKQRLSIARMFLKNPPILILDEATSALDAETEAAIQQALAELSEGRTTLVIAHRLATIKNADRIVVVADKGIAEQGIHEDLLAAHGIYSRLHRAQFGA
- a CDS encoding FecCD family ABC transporter permease; this translates as METITNTMHGRKDKKRKIFTLSVLAALIVLIFLISMNTGVIRLSPLEVIKTLFGGGTDKQELVLFEFRLPRIVISLLIGAGLAISGCVMQGISRNELADPGILGINAGAGLMVMLFISFFPSTTAAPVYLLPVLALIGASLTAALICVLAYKKNQGFKPTGLLLTGIAVAAGISAAMIVLTLRLSPEKYQFVATWLAGSIWGSSWKYVLALLPWILVLLPFVMYKAQVMNVLNLGEPMATGLGASVTREQLKLLAAAVGLAASCVAVSGGIGFVGLIAPHLSRRLVGAKHQLLLPVTALVGALLVITADTLGRWIIQPSEIPTGIVVAVIGAPYFLYLLSRSRA
- a CDS encoding FecCD family ABC transporter permease, encoding MSANTSNPSLTNSKIHVTLKGRPWAATLILTGGVAALVLGIALSISLGAADIDLRNVWEAVFFFNPDVTEHQIIQELRLPRVLGGAMVGACFAVSGAIMQGMTRNPLADSGLLGLNAGAGFAIALCFSFFPGLPYMYLILFSFLGAGLGAVLVYGVSSMAKGGLTPVRLVLAGAALSALLSALSEGIALYFQVGQDMAFWYAGGTAGIKWVHLKIMLPWIVAAILGAIALSRSITMLSLGDEIARGLGQRTGLVKLAGTVIVLVLAGAAVSVVGAVGFVGLMIPHVTRKLVGVDYRLIIPCSAVLGSLLVVIADLAARMVNPPYETPVGAIIALIGVPFFLYLARKERREL